gcaatGAGAGGACAtgactgtttgtgtctgtgtgcgcgggTCAGGCCGTGGGCTACAGCTGCATCCCCGGCAGCAAGGACGAGGACGGCCTGGTGGCCCTGGCCCTCAACAAGAAGGAGGCCGACGTGCGggcgcagcagcagcagctggtggAGTCGCTCCACAAGTTGCTGGGGGGGAACCCCATGCTCGCCGTCAACGTGGAGGGAGTCAAAGCTCTGCCGGATGACCAGtgagtccctccctctctctctctccacagcagaCTGGGGTTTACAGATGGGACTGGGAGGGAGAATGTTGCTTTGAGATTAGGCTtatttgggggggggtgtgtgtgtgtgtgtgtccctcaccAGGACGGAGGTGATCATCTATGTTGTGGAGCGGTCCCTCAACGGCACGTCCAAGCGGATCCCAGCCACCACGCTGTACGGCTACGTGGAGCAGGCCAACGTCAAGGCCCACCTCACGCAGCTGGGCGTTCTCATGTCCGTCACACGCACCGAGCTGTCCCCCGCTCAGTTCAAACAGCTGCTGCAGAATgcccctgcaggtgtgtgtggacctgtaCTTGTGTCTGGAACGTTTTCCTACAAGTGTTACAATGAAATTAGTCAAACAAGGTTGTGCTGGAAGTGCTTCATTTtcagtttcccccccccccctcctaggtGTGGACCCCATCATCTGGGAACAGGCCAAAGAGGACAATCCGGACCCGGAAAAGTAGGTCGACCCACCTGAGGGACTGTCagaaaggggggaaaaaacCACCACAGTATCTAGTAAATAAAACCGCCCTGAATGTAAGATGTGAGCTGATGtccatttggggggggggttgtgttccTGTCCAGGTTGATCCCTGTGCCCATGGTGGGCTTCAAGGAGCTCCTCCGCAGGCTGAAAATCCAGGACCAGATGACCAAGCAGCACCAGACCAGAGTGGATGTGAGTTctggacacccacacacacatgcagggattCAAGTAGTTATGGAAATGAGGGCATCTGGCGGGGCTCTGGACCCTCCCTTAAGGGTTAAGGAACTCCCtattagagagaaaaagatcaaCTTTGAGGGGGATCTTCATGAGGGGTTACCCTCCCACCCTTCACCATGGGTGGAGCTCGACACTGGATTCGAGTATCGATTGGGGAGAAAGACGCAGCAGGCGGCTGCTCACTGGAGAAAAATGTCTGTTTTCATTTTCTCGTCGGCTGTGATCTCCCAACAGATCATCTCCAACGACATCAGCGAGCTGCAGAAGAACCAGTCCATCACCGTGGCCAAGATCGCCCAGTATAAGAGGAAGTTGATGGACCTCTCCCACAGGGTTcttcaggtaaacacacacattcactcagaacatggggggggggggggggggggggaattgaaATTATACCAGACATTTTGGCCTCTAACAAGTACATCTTTTCTCCCTCTAGGTGCTCATCAAGCAGGAGATCCAGAGGAAGAGTGGCTATGCCatccaggtggaggaggagcaccTGCGCGTGCAGTTGGACACCTGCCAGTCTGAGCTCAACGCTCCTACACAGTTCAAGGTGAGGCCGTGCCGTCCGCTCCGGGCTCCAAAAAAACCCACTTTCTCGTCTGTCTAGAAGGCCTCTTCTCTTGCacgtttgtgtgcctgtgcctTGTTGTGGATGTGTTGGCGGGTGaatgtaatatgtgtgtgtgtgtgtgtgtgtgtgtgttttttacgCAAGTCGTTCGTAAGTCTGTAACCCGGGTCTTGCTTCCCTCCAGGGGCGGTTGAACGAGCTCATGTCCCAGATCCGGATGCAGAACCACTTTGGGGCGGTACGCTCTGAGGAACGCTATAGCGTTGATGCCGACCTACTCCGTGAGATCAGACAGGTGAGGACAACATTCACTTCTACTGTCAGCCAATCAGTATCCTtgttgtgggtgtgggtgtttgtgtgcgtgcctgaTCAATACCCATCTTCTATTTCCCCAGCACCTCAAGCAACAACAGGAAGGCCTAGGTCACCTGATAAGCGTCATCAAAGACGACATGGAAGACATTAAACT
This is a stretch of genomic DNA from Osmerus mordax isolate fOsmMor3 chromosome 20, fOsmMor3.pri, whole genome shotgun sequence. It encodes these proteins:
- the nup54 gene encoding nucleoporin p54 isoform X1, with the translated sequence MAFNFGNVATNPASTSGFSFGSFGAKTTASSTFGFGTTTTAAPTGFGTGLAAPGFGATTTTAAAPSGFGFGSTTTGFGGLGAGNTAAGAFGGFGTTTTSAAPGSTFSFAAPSSATGGLFGNTQNKGFGFSSGLGAGTAPGTTGFGTGLGTTTLGGGFGGFNIQPTQQQQGGLFGQQPQPQPQPTQLYQQVTALSAPTLLGDELDAILAKWNQLQAYWGTGKGYYSNNAPPVDFNQENPFCRFKAVGYSCIPGSKDEDGLVALALNKKEADVRAQQQQLVESLHKLLGGNPMLAVNVEGVKALPDDQTEVIIYVVERSLNGTSKRIPATTLYGYVEQANVKAHLTQLGVLMSVTRTELSPAQFKQLLQNAPAGVDPIIWEQAKEDNPDPEKLIPVPMVGFKELLRRLKIQDQMTKQHQTRVDIISNDISELQKNQSITVAKIAQYKRKLMDLSHRVLQVLIKQEIQRKSGYAIQVEEEHLRVQLDTCQSELNAPTQFKGRLNELMSQIRMQNHFGAVRSEERYSVDADLLREIRQHLKQQQEGLGHLISVIKDDMEDIKLIEHGLHDNVHIRGGMLS
- the nup54 gene encoding nucleoporin p54 isoform X3, with amino-acid sequence MAFNFGNVATNPASTSGFSFGSFGAKTTASSTFGFGTTTTAAPTGFGTGLAAPGFGATTTTAAAPSGFGFGSTTTGAFGGFGTTTTSAAPGSTFSFAAPSSATGGLFGNTQNKGFGFSSGLGAGTAPGTTGFGTGLGTTTLGGGFGGFNIQPTQQQQGGLFGQQPQPQPQPTQLYQQVTALSAPTLLGDELDAILAKWNQLQAYWGTGKGYYSNNAPPVDFNQENPFCRFKAVGYSCIPGSKDEDGLVALALNKKEADVRAQQQQLVESLHKLLGGNPMLAVNVEGVKALPDDQTEVIIYVVERSLNGTSKRIPATTLYGYVEQANVKAHLTQLGVLMSVTRTELSPAQFKQLLQNAPAGVDPIIWEQAKEDNPDPEKLIPVPMVGFKELLRRLKIQDQMTKQHQTRVDIISNDISELQKNQSITVAKIAQYKRKLMDLSHRVLQVLIKQEIQRKSGYAIQVEEEHLRVQLDTCQSELNAPTQFKGRLNELMSQIRMQNHFGAVRSEERYSVDADLLREIRQHLKQQQEGLGHLISVIKDDMEDIKLIEHGLHDNVHIRGGMLS
- the nup54 gene encoding nucleoporin p54 isoform X5, translating into MAFNFGNVATNPASTSGFSFGSFGAKTTASSTFGFGTTTTAAPTGFGTGLAAPGFGATTTTAAAPSGFGFGSTTTGGLFGNTQNKGFGFSSGLGAGTAPGTTGFGTGLGTTTLGGGFGGFNIQPTQQQQGGLFGQQPQPQPQPTQLYQQVTALSAPTLLGDELDAILAKWNQLQAYWGTGKGYYSNNAPPVDFNQENPFCRFKAVGYSCIPGSKDEDGLVALALNKKEADVRAQQQQLVESLHKLLGGNPMLAVNVEGVKALPDDQTEVIIYVVERSLNGTSKRIPATTLYGYVEQANVKAHLTQLGVLMSVTRTELSPAQFKQLLQNAPAGVDPIIWEQAKEDNPDPEKLIPVPMVGFKELLRRLKIQDQMTKQHQTRVDIISNDISELQKNQSITVAKIAQYKRKLMDLSHRVLQVLIKQEIQRKSGYAIQVEEEHLRVQLDTCQSELNAPTQFKGRLNELMSQIRMQNHFGAVRSEERYSVDADLLREIRQHLKQQQEGLGHLISVIKDDMEDIKLIEHGLHDNVHIRGGMLS
- the nup54 gene encoding nucleoporin p54 isoform X2, producing MAFNFGNVATNPASTSGFSFGSFGAKTTASSTFGFGTTTTAAPTGFGSLAAPGFGATTTTAAAPSGFGFGSTTTGFGGLGAGNTAAGAFGGFGTTTTSAAPGSTFSFAAPSSATGGLFGNTQNKGFGFSSGLGAGTAPGTTGFGTGLGTTTLGGGFGGFNIQPTQQQQGGLFGQQPQPQPQPTQLYQQVTALSAPTLLGDELDAILAKWNQLQAYWGTGKGYYSNNAPPVDFNQENPFCRFKAVGYSCIPGSKDEDGLVALALNKKEADVRAQQQQLVESLHKLLGGNPMLAVNVEGVKALPDDQTEVIIYVVERSLNGTSKRIPATTLYGYVEQANVKAHLTQLGVLMSVTRTELSPAQFKQLLQNAPAGVDPIIWEQAKEDNPDPEKLIPVPMVGFKELLRRLKIQDQMTKQHQTRVDIISNDISELQKNQSITVAKIAQYKRKLMDLSHRVLQVLIKQEIQRKSGYAIQVEEEHLRVQLDTCQSELNAPTQFKGRLNELMSQIRMQNHFGAVRSEERYSVDADLLREIRQHLKQQQEGLGHLISVIKDDMEDIKLIEHGLHDNVHIRGGMLS
- the nup54 gene encoding nucleoporin p54 isoform X4, which produces MAFNFGNVATNPASTSGFSFGSFGAKTTASSTFGFGTTTTAAPTGFGSLAAPGFGATTTTAAAPSGFGFGSTTTGAFGGFGTTTTSAAPGSTFSFAAPSSATGGLFGNTQNKGFGFSSGLGAGTAPGTTGFGTGLGTTTLGGGFGGFNIQPTQQQQGGLFGQQPQPQPQPTQLYQQVTALSAPTLLGDELDAILAKWNQLQAYWGTGKGYYSNNAPPVDFNQENPFCRFKAVGYSCIPGSKDEDGLVALALNKKEADVRAQQQQLVESLHKLLGGNPMLAVNVEGVKALPDDQTEVIIYVVERSLNGTSKRIPATTLYGYVEQANVKAHLTQLGVLMSVTRTELSPAQFKQLLQNAPAGVDPIIWEQAKEDNPDPEKLIPVPMVGFKELLRRLKIQDQMTKQHQTRVDIISNDISELQKNQSITVAKIAQYKRKLMDLSHRVLQVLIKQEIQRKSGYAIQVEEEHLRVQLDTCQSELNAPTQFKGRLNELMSQIRMQNHFGAVRSEERYSVDADLLREIRQHLKQQQEGLGHLISVIKDDMEDIKLIEHGLHDNVHIRGGMLS